In one Aeromicrobium erythreum genomic region, the following are encoded:
- a CDS encoding type I polyketide synthase, whose protein sequence is MTAFVFPGQGAQWPGMGARLREESSIFDEAMTRCLAVLGEELPGWSEDALHSEAALRAVEVVQPALYAVQTSLAALWQAHGVRADVVVGHSIGELAAARVAGAFSHDDGARGASRWSRAMMPLVGVGDMASVGLSLDEVLALLERWQDPDVELAGVNGPGSVLLAGAPDAVRRRVAELQAEGVRAQVIAVEMAAHSRQVDAVAADLAGAFDGLAPASLALPFVSSVAAGHVDGPDLVGAHWARCFREPVRYDQAVAVALADGVRTFVEVSPHPVLTAVTRQTIEGEGVEAQVVSTLRRDVGGWATFLQSLAQVWVAGTDVDWSAAYLGVEPAGLPVAVPVGPLSPAGAGPAGQEAAPSVAEFVAAVRAHAATVSGREVRADETFLDMGLDSVLVAQLRTQLQEELGRAVPITSFYDFPTPQALAEALTGGSDRRPARPAPPVARVDDEPIAIVSMACRLPGDVDTPERFWSILSEGRDLVDGLPADRDWDVDALLHQDTSRSGTTVQRAGGFLRAVADFDPAFFGLSPREALAMDPQQRVLLELSWEALERAGIAPYSLRRTRTGVFVGLIPQEYGPRLAEGGAGVEGYLMTGTTSSVASGRIAYTLGLEGPALTVDTACSSSLAALHLACASLRRGETPLALVGGATIMPTPGMLVDFSRMGSLAADGRSKAFSADADGFGMAEGAGMVVLERLSDARRHGHPVLAVVRGSAMNSDGASNGLSAPNGRAQVRVVHDALVDAGLSAADVDLVEAHGTGTRLGDPIEASALRDAYGEDRERPLLLGSVKSNVGHTQAAAGVVGLMKLVLALRHELVPPTLHAAEPSTEIDWSDGTLELVQEPTPWHRGERPRRAGVSSFGISGTNVHAVLEEAPDTAAAPAPPTTPVVPWVLSGASESAVATQAARLADHLEARPDLDPLDVAHALATGRSPLGHRVGLVPSRDDAVAELRRVADGTSQAARGVVEAPLRPVFVFPGQGWQWAGMAVELLDSSPVFARTMRECARALRPHLDLDVVAFLREEAARATPGGALSTERVDHVQPVMFAVMVSLAATWRAQGVEPSAVVGHSQGEIAAACVAGLLTLEDAARIVARRSVAIAGMTRRGAMVSVAAPVEQVRERIGDGLDVASVNSPTSVVVAGDADALERLVAECAADGVRATRLPVDYASHSRHVDDVERAVLEGLSPAPRPLPGAVPMLSTVTGRWVGPGELGPQYWFDNLRSTVRFSDAVETLVESGRTAFVEVSAHPILLAPVEQTAEAVGVDVVTVGTLRRASGGPDELAASLARAFVGGVPVDWQETFRGSGATPVELPTYPFERRRIWWSPPDRRVSVGGEPDPRAYRISWRPVAADPGARLTGTWWVLHRPDHDAGLLAGVEQELSRRGAQVERLCVAPGGAAHDVATRLDQGLDVAGVLSLLAVDAPEDTSAPLDSDAVRDLLGVVQSVVAAGATTRVWCVTSGAVATGPHEAVRTLGGGALWGLGRVVGLENPAVWGGLVDLPADVGDDVVSQLGAVLATDDGEDQVALRGTGPWARRWVRVAAPATQQWRPQGTVLVTGATGGVGRHVARWLAGRGARRLVLLSRRGPQAPDAAALVRDLEEAGAEVDLRACDVTDRDALAAVLSYIGDDMPLTSVFHAAATLDDAVVTELTAERIERSSRAKVQGALHLDALTRAGDLDDFVLFSSFASAFGAPGLGGYAPGNAVLDAIAHERRRAGLPATSVSWGTWAGGGMAEGPVAERFRRHGVLLMDPDAATASLVSALDRADPAPIVMDVQWRRFLAAYTALRPTRLFDELSDAAEPPAHPVRGSEPAGPGRPQDVGALAALVRDRVATVLGHESSDAVDVDQPFSRLGVDSLSALELRNVLGTALGLRLPTTIVFDHPTTRRLTAHLAEETGLSEQAVEAGRRPVDDRDDDRDDDPIVIVGMGCRLPGGVDGPQALWDLVAAGATTATDAPDDRSWSVGELARGGVARGSFIDGAGDFDAAFFGISPREALAMDPQQRHALQSVWETLEHAGIAPDSLRGSRTGVFVGHSNQGYGTGAVEQDVDLEGYRLTGSTASVVSGRVAYVLGLEGPAITVDTACSSSLVALHLAVGALRSGECELAVAGGVSVMAGPEVFVEFSRQGALAADGRCKPFSSAADGFGLGEGAAFVAVQRLSVARREGRRVWGVVAGSAVNQDGASNGLAAPSGVAQQRVIREAWARAGVGAGDVGVVEAHGTGTRLGDPVEASAVLATYGRGRGGAGPVLLGSVKSNVGHAQAAAGVAGLIKVVMGLSRGVVGPSVVVGSRSELVDWSAGEVELAEGLRAWPVGPDGVRRAGVSAFGISGTNAHVVVEQAPASEPVPAPAPGGLGGDLVPLVLSARTPQALARLAKATVDRLAGDDAPDLADAAWTLATGRARLPHRAVVTADRASAVTRLGAVAEGLPSVHVATTDPSRPAAGVTGPVMVFPGQGAQWVGMASGLLGVEVFASALAEVDVALGEVLGFSVREVLEGREGAPSLDRVEVVQPALFAVMVSLARWWESVGVRPAAVVGHSQGEIAAAVVAGVLSVADGARVVARRALALRALSGGGAMASVALPVERVRAWVEQVGGLEVAAVNAPAQVVVAGDVAAVEALVEQGRREGVRVRRLAVDYASHSVHVERVREALVGELGVVQGRAGRVPVFSSLRGARVEGPELDGAYWYENLRGTVRFDAAVRAAMDEGHEVFLEVSPHPVLAAAVQETAAETGVDVAVLDTLERDVEEVGRLVRAAGAAFAAGLDVDWRALLAPAQVVPLATYPFEQRRYWLTPRRAQVQDPLAGWFLTETWTSVTPRPEQQVPEQRTPQQPVPGRWWVVVPDDGPPPPWAGPLGDALRADGADARVVAPAELGHELRPGDGVLSLLAVDSGDASATLALLARLQDHRGPVWVATTSAVVVSDDDAARVRPDQASVRALAQVAGLERGAAWTGLVDLPAASASEAPPALDVDAVVSALRGAEDQVAVRDGRVRARRLVPHEVAASGPYVPPTGTVVVTGGTSGLGAVTARWLIGRGARSLALLSRRGPGTPGVEQLVAELRDAGAEVTVQACDVTDRASLRAALSVHDDVTGVVHAAGLPQHQALADMDEASLRRVLDVKATGAALLDELVPDAGLFLLFSSGAAVWGSNGQAAYAAGNAALDALARRRHAAGRAATSVAWGLWETGGMTQDQAAVDYLRDRGVTPMASEAALSALERVLAVGVPNAVVAHIDWPTFAAAYCAARPRPLLDLLRGGTPTEGAQHEPEPAEETGAEAAPGLGDELAGLPAVERRARLLRLVRVHAAAVLGHDDPATIRPRDSFKDLGFDSLAALRLRDGLQKASGLTLSSTLVYDHADATEVAAYLDTRLDVDVPAAPSGTQGDGLDRLEQELVALDDAGRAAAVDRLLAVVARLRTTPAEPGPDEVADLAPDEVEDDVEVDDDLLDADLDELVAALGRELGDDGGT, encoded by the coding sequence ATGACCGCCTTCGTGTTCCCTGGCCAAGGCGCGCAGTGGCCCGGCATGGGTGCGCGCCTCCGCGAGGAGTCGTCCATCTTCGACGAAGCCATGACCCGCTGCCTCGCGGTCCTGGGGGAGGAGCTCCCGGGATGGTCGGAGGATGCGCTGCACTCGGAGGCCGCCCTGCGTGCGGTCGAGGTCGTGCAGCCCGCGCTCTACGCGGTGCAGACGTCGCTCGCAGCGTTGTGGCAGGCTCACGGCGTCCGCGCGGACGTCGTCGTCGGGCACAGCATCGGCGAGCTCGCGGCGGCGCGTGTCGCGGGCGCCTTCTCGCACGACGACGGTGCCAGGGGAGCGTCCCGGTGGAGCCGCGCGATGATGCCGCTGGTGGGCGTCGGGGACATGGCGTCCGTCGGGCTCAGTCTCGACGAGGTACTCGCGCTGCTCGAGCGGTGGCAGGACCCCGATGTCGAGCTCGCCGGGGTCAACGGCCCGGGCTCGGTGCTGCTCGCTGGCGCCCCCGACGCCGTCCGACGTCGCGTCGCCGAGCTGCAGGCCGAGGGCGTCCGAGCCCAGGTGATCGCGGTCGAGATGGCGGCCCACTCCCGTCAGGTCGACGCCGTGGCTGCGGACCTCGCGGGCGCGTTCGACGGACTGGCTCCGGCGTCGCTGGCCCTGCCGTTCGTCTCCAGCGTGGCGGCGGGGCACGTGGACGGACCGGACCTCGTGGGCGCGCACTGGGCCCGGTGCTTCCGCGAGCCCGTGCGGTACGACCAAGCCGTCGCCGTCGCGCTCGCGGACGGCGTGCGGACCTTCGTCGAGGTCAGCCCGCATCCGGTGCTCACCGCGGTGACCCGGCAGACGATCGAGGGCGAGGGCGTCGAGGCCCAGGTCGTCTCGACGCTGCGCCGCGACGTCGGCGGGTGGGCGACGTTCCTACAGTCGCTCGCGCAGGTCTGGGTCGCCGGGACCGACGTCGATTGGTCGGCGGCCTACCTCGGCGTGGAGCCCGCCGGTCTCCCGGTAGCCGTCCCCGTCGGACCGCTGTCGCCCGCCGGTGCTGGTCCGGCCGGTCAAGAGGCCGCCCCGTCGGTGGCGGAGTTCGTGGCGGCGGTCCGCGCACATGCCGCGACGGTGAGCGGCCGCGAGGTCCGTGCGGACGAGACCTTCCTCGACATGGGCCTCGACTCGGTGCTCGTCGCGCAGCTGCGCACCCAGCTGCAGGAGGAGCTGGGGCGTGCGGTCCCGATCACGTCGTTCTACGACTTCCCCACCCCGCAGGCGCTCGCCGAGGCCTTGACCGGTGGGTCCGACCGGCGACCGGCCCGACCGGCGCCCCCGGTGGCGCGCGTGGACGACGAGCCGATCGCCATCGTCTCGATGGCCTGCCGGCTGCCGGGCGACGTCGACACCCCCGAGCGCTTCTGGTCGATCCTGTCCGAGGGCCGCGACCTCGTCGACGGGCTCCCCGCGGACCGCGACTGGGACGTTGACGCGCTGCTGCACCAGGACACCTCCCGGTCCGGGACGACGGTCCAGCGCGCCGGGGGCTTCCTGCGCGCCGTGGCCGACTTCGACCCCGCGTTCTTCGGGCTCTCTCCCCGGGAGGCGCTGGCCATGGACCCGCAGCAGCGCGTGCTGCTGGAGCTGTCCTGGGAGGCGCTCGAGCGGGCGGGGATCGCGCCGTACTCGTTGCGTCGGACGCGGACCGGCGTGTTCGTCGGGTTGATCCCGCAGGAGTACGGACCGCGGCTCGCCGAAGGCGGCGCCGGGGTCGAGGGCTACCTGATGACCGGCACCACCTCCAGCGTGGCGTCGGGGCGCATCGCCTACACGCTCGGTCTCGAGGGGCCCGCGCTGACGGTCGACACGGCCTGCTCGTCCTCCCTCGCCGCCCTGCATCTCGCGTGCGCCTCGCTGCGGCGCGGCGAGACCCCGCTGGCCCTTGTCGGAGGGGCCACGATCATGCCGACGCCGGGCATGCTCGTCGACTTCAGCCGGATGGGCTCGCTCGCTGCCGACGGTCGCTCGAAGGCGTTCTCCGCGGACGCGGACGGCTTCGGCATGGCCGAGGGTGCCGGCATGGTGGTGCTCGAGCGGTTGAGCGACGCCCGGCGCCACGGCCACCCCGTGCTCGCGGTGGTGCGCGGCAGTGCCATGAACTCTGACGGTGCGAGCAACGGGCTGTCGGCCCCGAACGGCCGTGCGCAGGTCAGGGTGGTGCACGACGCGCTCGTCGACGCCGGGCTGTCGGCCGCCGACGTGGACCTCGTCGAGGCGCACGGCACCGGCACGCGGCTGGGCGACCCGATCGAGGCCTCCGCCCTGCGCGACGCGTACGGGGAGGATCGCGAGCGACCGCTGCTCCTCGGATCGGTGAAGTCGAACGTCGGCCACACGCAGGCGGCCGCGGGCGTGGTGGGACTGATGAAGCTCGTGCTGGCCCTGCGGCACGAGCTGGTGCCGCCGACGCTGCACGCGGCCGAGCCGTCGACGGAGATCGACTGGTCCGACGGCACGCTCGAGCTGGTGCAGGAGCCGACGCCGTGGCACCGCGGCGAACGCCCCCGCCGGGCGGGGGTCTCGTCGTTCGGCATCAGCGGCACCAACGTCCACGCCGTGCTGGAGGAGGCGCCAGACACCGCCGCCGCCCCGGCTCCGCCAACCACCCCCGTCGTCCCCTGGGTGCTGTCGGGTGCCTCGGAGTCGGCCGTCGCGACCCAGGCGGCGCGGCTCGCCGACCACCTGGAGGCGCGCCCCGACCTCGACCCGCTCGACGTCGCCCACGCGCTCGCGACCGGACGCTCACCCCTCGGGCACCGGGTCGGGCTGGTGCCGTCGCGCGACGACGCGGTTGCCGAGCTGAGGAGGGTGGCCGACGGCACGTCGCAGGCGGCACGCGGTGTCGTCGAGGCACCGCTGCGCCCGGTGTTCGTGTTCCCCGGCCAGGGCTGGCAGTGGGCCGGCATGGCCGTCGAGCTGCTCGACTCCTCGCCCGTCTTCGCCCGCACGATGCGTGAGTGCGCCCGCGCGCTCCGGCCGCACCTCGACCTCGACGTCGTCGCGTTCCTGCGCGAGGAGGCGGCGCGGGCGACGCCGGGTGGCGCCCTGAGCACGGAGCGGGTCGACCACGTGCAGCCGGTGATGTTCGCCGTCATGGTGTCGCTGGCGGCCACCTGGCGTGCCCAGGGCGTGGAGCCGTCCGCCGTCGTGGGTCACTCGCAGGGCGAGATCGCGGCGGCCTGCGTGGCCGGCCTGCTCACCCTGGAGGACGCCGCCCGCATCGTCGCGCGGCGCAGCGTGGCGATCGCGGGGATGACGCGCCGGGGTGCGATGGTCTCGGTCGCGGCTCCGGTGGAGCAGGTTCGTGAGCGGATCGGCGACGGGCTCGACGTCGCCTCGGTGAACAGCCCGACGTCCGTGGTCGTCGCGGGCGACGCCGACGCCCTGGAGCGGCTGGTCGCGGAGTGCGCGGCCGACGGCGTCCGTGCGACGCGGCTCCCCGTCGACTACGCCTCGCACTCGCGGCACGTGGACGACGTCGAGAGGGCGGTCCTCGAGGGACTGTCCCCGGCACCGCGCCCGCTGCCCGGTGCGGTCCCCATGCTGTCCACCGTCACCGGTCGGTGGGTGGGTCCGGGCGAGCTGGGCCCGCAGTACTGGTTCGACAACCTGCGCAGCACCGTGCGCTTCTCCGACGCCGTCGAGACGCTCGTCGAGAGCGGCCGGACGGCCTTCGTCGAGGTCAGCGCGCACCCGATCCTCCTGGCGCCGGTGGAGCAGACCGCCGAGGCGGTCGGCGTCGACGTCGTCACCGTCGGCACGCTGCGCCGTGCGAGCGGCGGTCCGGACGAGCTGGCCGCGTCGCTCGCACGGGCGTTCGTCGGCGGCGTCCCCGTCGACTGGCAGGAGACCTTCCGCGGCTCCGGCGCGACCCCCGTCGAGCTGCCCACCTACCCGTTCGAGCGGCGCCGGATCTGGTGGTCGCCGCCGGACCGGCGGGTCTCCGTCGGCGGCGAGCCCGACCCGCGGGCGTACCGGATCAGCTGGCGCCCCGTCGCCGCCGACCCCGGCGCGCGCCTGACCGGCACCTGGTGGGTGCTCCACCGCCCCGACCACGACGCCGGGCTGCTGGCCGGCGTCGAGCAGGAGCTGTCGCGCCGCGGAGCCCAGGTGGAGCGCCTCTGCGTCGCGCCGGGAGGCGCCGCGCACGACGTGGCCACAAGGCTCGACCAGGGCCTCGACGTCGCTGGCGTCCTGAGCCTGCTCGCCGTCGACGCGCCCGAGGACACGTCGGCGCCGCTCGACTCCGACGCCGTGCGGGACCTGCTCGGCGTGGTGCAGTCGGTGGTGGCCGCCGGTGCGACGACGCGGGTGTGGTGCGTCACGAGCGGTGCGGTCGCCACCGGTCCGCACGAGGCTGTGCGCACGCTGGGCGGCGGCGCCCTCTGGGGTCTCGGCCGGGTGGTCGGGCTCGAGAACCCCGCCGTGTGGGGCGGTCTCGTGGACCTTCCGGCGGACGTGGGCGACGACGTCGTGTCCCAGCTGGGGGCCGTGCTCGCCACCGACGACGGGGAGGACCAAGTTGCGCTGCGCGGCACCGGCCCCTGGGCGCGGCGGTGGGTCCGGGTCGCGGCACCCGCGACACAGCAGTGGCGCCCGCAGGGCACGGTCCTCGTCACCGGTGCGACCGGTGGCGTCGGTCGGCACGTCGCACGCTGGCTCGCCGGTCGCGGTGCCCGGCGCCTGGTGCTGCTGAGCCGGCGTGGCCCGCAGGCCCCCGATGCCGCGGCCCTGGTGCGCGACCTGGAGGAGGCCGGGGCCGAGGTCGACCTGCGCGCCTGCGACGTCACCGATCGTGACGCCCTCGCGGCGGTGCTGTCCTACATCGGCGACGACATGCCGCTGACGTCGGTCTTCCACGCGGCGGCCACGCTCGACGACGCCGTCGTGACCGAGCTGACGGCGGAGCGGATCGAGCGCTCGAGCCGCGCGAAGGTGCAGGGTGCCCTCCACCTCGACGCGCTGACGCGTGCCGGTGACCTGGACGACTTCGTCCTGTTCTCCTCGTTCGCGTCGGCGTTCGGGGCACCGGGGCTCGGCGGCTACGCCCCGGGCAACGCGGTGCTCGACGCGATCGCGCACGAACGTCGTCGCGCCGGCCTCCCGGCCACGTCGGTGTCGTGGGGCACGTGGGCCGGCGGAGGCATGGCCGAGGGGCCCGTGGCCGAGCGGTTCCGTCGCCACGGGGTGCTGCTGATGGACCCCGACGCGGCCACCGCGTCGCTGGTGTCGGCGCTCGACCGCGCCGACCCCGCGCCGATCGTGATGGACGTGCAGTGGCGACGCTTCCTCGCCGCCTACACGGCCCTGCGTCCGACCCGGCTCTTCGACGAGCTGTCGGACGCGGCCGAGCCTCCCGCGCACCCCGTGCGCGGGTCGGAGCCGGCGGGACCCGGACGCCCGCAGGACGTGGGCGCCCTGGCTGCGCTGGTGCGGGACCGGGTGGCGACCGTGCTCGGGCACGAGTCGTCGGACGCGGTCGACGTGGACCAGCCCTTCTCGCGGCTGGGCGTGGACTCCCTGTCGGCGCTGGAGCTGCGCAACGTGCTGGGCACGGCCCTGGGGCTGCGCCTGCCCACCACCATCGTCTTCGACCACCCGACCACGCGGCGGCTGACGGCGCACCTCGCCGAGGAGACGGGGCTGTCCGAGCAGGCGGTCGAGGCGGGACGCCGCCCCGTTGACGACCGTGACGACGACCGCGACGACGACCCGATCGTCATCGTCGGCATGGGCTGCCGGCTGCCCGGCGGGGTCGACGGACCGCAGGCCCTGTGGGACCTCGTGGCCGCCGGCGCGACCACCGCGACGGACGCCCCCGACGACCGCAGCTGGAGCGTGGGCGAGCTGGCGCGCGGCGGCGTGGCGCGAGGCAGCTTCATCGACGGAGCGGGCGACTTCGACGCGGCGTTCTTCGGCATCTCGCCGCGGGAGGCGTTGGCGATGGACCCGCAGCAGCGCCACGCGCTGCAGTCGGTCTGGGAGACGCTCGAGCACGCCGGCATCGCGCCGGACTCGCTGCGCGGCAGCCGCACCGGCGTCTTCGTGGGCCACTCGAACCAGGGCTACGGCACGGGGGCCGTGGAGCAGGACGTCGACCTCGAGGGCTACCGGCTGACGGGCTCCACCGCCAGCGTGGTCTCGGGTCGGGTGGCGTACGTGCTGGGTCTGGAGGGGCCGGCGATCACGGTGGACACGGCGTGCTCGTCGTCGTTGGTGGCGTTGCATCTGGCGGTGGGGGCGTTGCGTTCGGGTGAGTGTGAGCTGGCGGTGGCTGGTGGTGTGTCGGTGATGGCGGGTCCTGAGGTGTTCGTGGAGTTCTCGCGTCAGGGTGCGTTGGCGGCGGATGGTCGGTGCAAGCCGTTCTCGTCGGCTGCTGACGGGTTCGGCCTCGGCGAGGGTGCGGCGTTCGTGGCGGTGCAGCGGTTGTCGGTGGCGCGGCGTGAGGGTCGTCGGGTGTGGGGTGTGGTGGCTGGTTCTGCGGTGAATCAGGATGGTGCGAGCAACGGGTTGGCTGCGCCGAGTGGGGTGGCGCAGCAGCGGGTGATTCGTGAGGCGTGGGCGCGTGCTGGTGTGGGTGCTGGTGACGTGGGTGTGGTGGAGGCGCATGGGACGGGGACCCGGTTGGGTGATCCGGTGGAGGCGTCGGCGGTGTTGGCGACGTATGGGCGTGGTCGTGGTGGTGCTGGGCCGGTGTTGTTGGGTTCGGTGAAGTCGAACGTGGGTCATGCTCAGGCTGCTGCGGGGGTGGCGGGGTTGATCAAGGTGGTGATGGGTCTGTCGCGTGGTGTGGTGGGTCCGTCGGTGGTGGTGGGGTCTCGTTCGGAGCTGGTGGACTGGTCGGCTGGTGAGGTGGAGCTGGCTGAGGGGTTGCGGGCGTGGCCGGTGGGTCCTGACGGGGTGCGTCGGGCGGGGGTCTCGGCGTTCGGGATCAGTGGGACGAACGCGCACGTGGTGGTCGAGCAGGCCCCGGCGTCCGAGCCGGTGCCGGCACCCGCCCCGGGCGGGCTCGGCGGCGACCTGGTGCCGCTGGTGCTGTCGGCGCGCACGCCGCAGGCCCTCGCGCGCCTGGCCAAGGCCACCGTCGACCGGCTCGCCGGCGACGACGCCCCCGACCTGGCCGACGCCGCCTGGACCCTCGCGACGGGCCGCGCGCGCCTGCCGCACCGCGCCGTCGTCACGGCCGACCGCGCGAGCGCGGTCACGCGGCTGGGCGCGGTGGCGGAGGGTCTGCCGTCCGTGCACGTCGCGACGACCGACCCGTCCCGGCCGGCTGCCGGCGTCACGGGCCCGGTGATGGTGTTCCCGGGTCAGGGGGCGCAGTGGGTGGGGATGGCGTCGGGTCTGTTGGGGGTGGAGGTGTTCGCGTCGGCGTTGGCCGAGGTGGATGTGGCGTTGGGGGAGGTGTTGGGCTTTTCGGTGCGTGAGGTGTTGGAGGGTCGTGAGGGTGCGCCGTCGTTGGATCGGGTGGAGGTGGTCCAGCCGGCGTTGTTCGCGGTGATGGTGTCCTTGGCGCGGTGGTGGGAGTCGGTGGGGGTGCGGCCGGCTGCGGTGGTGGGTCATTCCCAGGGGGAGATCGCTGCGGCGGTGGTGGCTGGGGTGTTGAGCGTGGCTGATGGTGCGCGGGTGGTGGCGCGGCGTGCGTTGGCGTTGCGGGCGTTGTCCGGTGGTGGGGCGATGGCGTCGGTGGCGTTGCCGGTGGAGCGGGTGCGTGCGTGGGTCGAGCAGGTGGGTGGTCTGGAGGTCGCGGCGGTGAATGCTCCGGCGCAGGTCGTGGTGGCTGGTGACGTGGCTGCGGTGGAGGCGTTGGTCGAGCAGGGTCGGCGTGAGGGTGTGCGGGTGCGGCGGTTGGCGGTGGACTACGCGTCGCACTCGGTGCACGTGGAGCGGGTGCGTGAGGCGTTGGTGGGCGAGCTGGGTGTGGTGCAGGGTCGTGCGGGTCGGGTGCCGGTGTTCTCGAGCCTGCGGGGTGCGCGGGTGGAGGGGCCGGAGCTGGACGGGGCGTACTGGTACGAGAACCTGCGGGGCACGGTGCGGTTCGACGCGGCGGTGCGGGCTGCGATGGACGAGGGGCACGAGGTGTTCCTGGAGGTCAGTCCGCATCCGGTGCTCGCCGCCGCCGTGCAGGAGACCGCGGCCGAGACCGGCGTCGACGTGGCGGTCCTCGACACGCTCGAGCGCGACGTCGAGGAGGTCGGCCGGCTGGTCCGCGCGGCCGGCGCCGCCTTCGCCGCGGGCCTCGACGTCGACTGGCGGGCGCTGCTGGCTCCCGCGCAGGTCGTGCCCCTCGCGACCTATCCCTTCGAGCAGCGTCGGTACTGGCTCACGCCGCGACGCGCGCAGGTCCAGGACCCGCTTGCCGGCTGGTTCCTCACCGAGACGTGGACGAGCGTCACTCCCCGCCCCGAGCAGCAGGTCCCGGAGCAGCGCACCCCGCAGCAGCCCGTCCCCGGGCGCTGGTGGGTCGTCGTCCCCGACGACGGTCCGCCGCCGCCGTGGGCGGGCCCGCTGGGCGACGCCCTCCGGGCGGACGGGGCGGACGCGAGGGTCGTCGCTCCCGCTGAGCTCGGACACGAGCTGCGGCCCGGCGACGGCGTCCTCTCGCTGCTGGCGGTCGACTCCGGCGACGCCTCGGCCACGCTGGCGCTCCTGGCTCGGCTGCAGGACCACCGGGGCCCGGTCTGGGTGGCGACGACGTCGGCCGTGGTCGTGAGCGACGACGACGCAGCCCGGGTGCGGCCCGACCAGGCGTCCGTCCGCGCGCTCGCCCAGGTCGCCGGGCTCGAGCGCGGCGCTGCCTGGACGGGTCTGGTGGACCTGCCGGCCGCGTCGGCGTCCGAGGCACCGCCGGCCCTCGACGTCGACGCGGTCGTCTCGGCGCTGCGCGGTGCCGAGGACCAGGTGGCCGTGCGCGACGGACGGGTGCGCGCGCGACGGCTCGTCCCGCACGAGGTGGCGGCGAGCGGCCCGTACGTCCCGCCCACCGGCACCGTCGTGGTGACCGGCGGGACCTCCGGGCTCGGCGCCGTGACGGCGCGCTGGCTGATCGGGCGCGGGGCGCGCAGCCTGGCCCTCCTGAGCCGCCGCGGACCGGGCACGCCGGGCGTCGAGCAGCTGGTCGCGGAGCTGCGGGACGCCGGGGCCGAGGTCACGGTGCAGGCGTGCGACGTCACCGACCGCGCGAGCCTGCGTGCCGCGCTGTCGGTCCACGACGACGTGACCGGCGTCGTCCACGCCGCCGGTCTGCCGCAGCACCAGGCGCTGGCCGACATGGACGAGGCGTCCCTGCGTCGGGTCCTCGACGTGAAGGCGACGGGCGCCGCGCTGCTCGACGAGCTCGTGCCCGACGCCGGACTCTTCCTCCTCTTCTCCTCCGGCGCGGCGGTCTGGGGCAGCAACGGCCAGGCCGCCTACGCCGCCGGCAACGCCGCGCTCGACGCCCTGGCCCGCCGCCGTCACGCCGCGGGTCGGGCGGCGACGTCGGTGGCGTGGGGCCTGTGGGAGACCGGCGGCATGACGCAGGACCAGGCCGCGGTCGACTACCTGCGCGACCGCGGGGTGACGCCCATGGCGAGCGAGGCCGCGCTCTCAGCGCTCGAGCGCGTGCTGGCCGTGGGCGTCCCGAACGCGGTCGTGGCCCACATCGACTGGCCCACCTTCGCCGCCGCCTACTGCGCTGCGCGTCCTCGTCCGCTGCTCGACCTGCTGCGCGGCGGGACCCCGACCGAGGGTGCGCAGCACGAACCCGAGCCTGCCGAGGAGACGGGTGCGGAGGCCGCGCCCGGGCTGGGCGACGAGCTGGCCGGGCTGCCGGCCGTCGAGCGTCGGGCCCGGCTGCTCCGCCTGGTCCGCGTCCACGCCGCCGCCGTCCTAGGCCACGACGACCCGGCCACGATCCGACCGCGCGACTCCTTCAAGGACCTCGGCTTCGACTCCCTCGCGGCACTGCGCCTGCGCGACGGCCTGCAGAAGGCGTCCGGCCTGACGCTGAGCAGCACGCTCGTCTACGACCACGCCGACGCCACCGAGGTCGCCGCCTACCTCGACACCCGCCTGGACGTCGACGTCCCGGCGGCGCCGTCGGGGACGCAGGGTGACGGTCTCGACCGGCTGGAGCAGGAGCTCGTCGCGCTCGACGACGCCGGGCGGGCGGCGGCCGTCGACCGGCTCCTGGCCGTGGTGGCGCGGCTCCGGACGACCCCGGCCGAGCCGGGGCCGGACGAGGTCGCCGACCTGGCACCGGACGAGGTCGAGGACGACGTCGAGGTGGACGACGACCTGCTGGACGCCGACCTCGACGAGCTCGTCGCCGCGCTCGGCCGGGAGCTGGGGGACGACGGTGGCACCTGA